The genomic DNA CATTGCAGGCGTCGAACCGAGAATAAATTCGCTTATGCTTCGTGCTGGTATTGCTGTCGGGGAAACGTTTGGTCTGGACCAGTCTGCGGGACCGCCAACAATGGCACTTACCCCTCGCGAAAATCGTTGAACTGATTCGGCAACAGCTCGCCCAATGAAATCCGCTGGGTAATTTGGCGAGTCGACGCTTCGACCATCACGATCTCCAACGCCGGTCCGAATTCGATCAGAAACTGTCGGCAGGCGCCACACGGCGAGACGCTGCCGGTTGTGACCAGCACCAAGGTTTTGAATGCACGCTCTCCCGCGGCGACCGCTGCACTGGCGGCGGTTCGCTCGGCGCAGAGAGTTAGTCCAAACGAAACGTTTTCGACGTTACAACCTCGGTAGATCGCTCCCGATTCGGCCAGCAGAGCCGCACCGACTTGGAAGTTGCTGTACGGTGCATACGCTTGTTGGCGGACGTCGCAAGCGACGTCGATCAACGGAGTCAGCAGATCGGAATCTTCGGCGGAAGCGTTGATGTCGTCGGGATTCATGTTTTCTTCGACTCGATGCGTTGAATGATCAATGGCCGCGGCGCGACCGGTTCGTCGTCGATGATAAAGGATCGCTGCAGTTCCTTCGTCCAGCGTTCGGCTTGGTCATCCCTGCAGAAGACGAAGCCGAGTGGTTGCCCCGATTCGATCCGTTCGCCGATCGCGACATCGACTTGCAGCCCCACCGCCGGATCGATCGTGTCGCCGGCGCTGCGACGTCCGCCTCCCAGATCGACCACACATTGGCCGATCGTCGAGCACTCGATCAAGTGGACGAATCCCGCCCGCTGCGCCACGATCGGGTGCTTTGCTGCGACCGGCAGCTGGCCGGAGATCCGGGCACCTTGGGCAGCGATCATCTTTTCAAATCGCTCCATCGCCGAACCATCATCCCAAACGCGCTGCAGACGCAACAGGGCCTGGTCACGCGATGTGCAGACTTTCGCCGCGAGCAAGGCTTCCGCGGACAACTGCAGCGTCAGTTCGCGAACTTCCCCCGGCCCCTGACCACGCAATAGATCGAGGACTTCGTTCACCTCCAACGCATTGCCGACAGCGCGTCCCAACGGCTGATCCATATCGGTCATCAACGCCGACACAGGCAGCTGCATCTCGGTTCCCGTCTCGACCAACGCATTCGCCAATTGCAGCGCGTCGGAGTGCGATTTCATAAACGCCCCCGAACCGACTTTCACATCCATCACCAACGCGTCCAGCGACGCTGCCAGCTTCTTGCTCAAGATGCTGGCCGTGATTAGCGACACCGATTCGACGGTCCCCGTGACATCGCGGAGGCTGTAGAGTCGGCGATCGGCCGGCGCCAACCGCTCGCTGGCACTGACGATATGACAGCCGACGGCTTTCAGAAGCTGGGCAGATTGATCGAGATCAAAGTCGCAGCGGAAGCCGGGGATCGATTCGAGTTTATCCAACGTGCCGCCGGTCAGTCCCAGCCCGCGGCCGCTGATCATCGGAACCTGCACGTCGCAGCAGGCCAACAACGGCGCAAGGATCAAGGAAACCTTGTCTCCCAAGCCGCCGGTGCTGTGCTTGTCGACTCGCGGAACCGAAGAGGTGTCGCGCGGCAAGGATTCGCCACTGGCCAGCATCGCGGCGGTCAACGCCGAGATTTCCTGCGGCGTCATGCCGCGCAAACAGATCGCCATCGCCATCGCCGACATCTGCGGATCGGAGACCTCACCGCGCGTAAAGGCCTCGATGAACCAAGCGATCTCGGCGTCGTTCAACGGATGTCCATCGCGTTTCTTCGCGATCAATACTGCGGGGATCAATCCATTGCCTCCATCGTAAAATCGACTCGATTCTGCAGCCTGTCCAGCCTCCGTTATACCACGCTTTGTACTCGTTTCGCACGTGGAGAGACGGCGCAATGACGCGTCGCCGGAACCCAAAAACATTGTCCTCCACATCGCAAGGGGCATAAAATGCACTCCAGGGATCGTGTCTTCTCGAAAACCGAAAGGCTGGTACAACGATGTTAAAAGCGGAGTCCAATCACAACGGAGCGGCGGAGTCGCGTCGTCCGATGGCTAACCTGTCGATCGGGGAATACCTGATCCGGCGGCTTAGCGATTACGGAATCGAGCATCTCTTTGGGATCCCCGGCGACTACGTCCTGTCGTTCTACAGCATGCTGGAACAGAGTCGCTTGAAGGTGATCGGCTGCACGCGAGAGGACTGCGCCGGATACGCCGCCGATGCGTACGCGCGACTTCACGGGATGGGCGCTGTCTGCGTCACCTATTCGGTCGGCGGGCTGAGCGTCTGCAACAGTATCGCCGGTGCGTATGCGGAAAAGTCGCCGGTCGTTGTGATCTCCGGCGCGCCGGGGATGAACGAGCGGAAGAACAATCCGCTGCTGCACCACAAGGTCCGCGACTTCCGCACCCAATTGGAAGTCTTCCAAAAGGTGACGATCGATGCGGTGGAGTTGACCGATCCGCTAACCGCCTTTGCCGATATCGATCGGGCGCTCGATGCCGCCGACCGATTCAAGCGTCCGGTCTATATCGAACTGCCGCGCGACATGGTCCACGCCGTCCCGCCGATCACGCATTCGTTCCGCCAGCCGACGTGGGAGCCCGACGTCAAAGCGATCGACGAAGCCGCCGCCGAAACGGCGCAGCGGATCGCTGCCGCGGAGCGTCCCGTGATCGTCGCCGGTGTCGAACTGCATCGCTTCGGATTGCAGAACCAATTGGTCGAGTTGGCGGAAAGGACTCAGATCCCGATCGCCACGACGATCCTTGGCAAAAGTGTGATCAGCGAACACCATCCGTTGTTTGTCGGATTGTACGAAGGGGCAATCGGCCGCAACGAAGTGACCGAGTTTGTCGAACAGAGCGATCTGATCCTGCTGTTGGGCACCTTCATGACCGACATCAATCTTGGCATCTACACCGCCAATCTCGATCTCGACAAATGTGTCTACGCGACCAGCGAAGCGTTGCAGATCTCGCATCACCATTTTCATAACGTCGCGTTGGGCGAGTTCCTCGACCGGCTGAACTCCTTGGACCTGAAGCCGACGACGCGAACGATTCCCGATGCGATCACCTTCCATCGAGACCGCGAACCGTTTGAGATCGAACCAACGGCACCGCTGCGGATCAGCCGGTTGATGTCGCGGCTGAACACCTGCTTGGATCTCGATACCGTTGTGATCGCCGACGTCGGAGACGCACTTTTTGCGGCGACCGAATTGGTGACTCACGATCGCGGCGAATTCCTCAGTCCCGCCTATTACACCTCGATGGGCTTCAGCGTTCCGGCGGCAGTCGGTGCCGCGGCGGCGAGGCCCGACCATCGCGTGGTCGTATTGGTTGGCGACGGCGCGTTTCAGATGACCGGATGCGAATTGTCGACCTTGGTCCGCAATGGGTGCAGCCCGATCGTGATCGTCCTGGACAACCACGGTTATGGGACCGAACGCTATCTGCAAGCGGGCGACTGGGAATATAACGAGATCCAGCCATGGGCTTATCACAAGATGCCCGAGCTTCTCGGTGGCGGAAAGGGATTTTTAGTCGACACCGAAGCGGAATTCGACGCCGCACTTTCGTCGGCGTGGGACGACCGGTCTCAGCCGACGATCATCCAAGCTCGGCTAGTGGAAAACGACGCCAGCGAAACGCTGAAACGTTTGGGCGAGCGGATGGGCGAGAAGGTCGCTGGCCGCTGAGACTTCTTATAGGCGAGATCTCCCCCTAAGGTCGATCGTTGGCGTCGGCTCGCCGCCGCAGTAGCGACCCCATGGCGTCATCCTAACGTGGCCTTCAATATTAAATCTCCGCCGCGCTGGGCTCGCGGGGTTTTCGGGCGGTTTGTTTGTCCGGTACATTATGCCGACCGCTGTGGTTGGAAGACGCCGCGACCTCGCTCCGGGTCCCAACCGCGATCGTCCCGCTTGCCGATCGAAGCTGCGGAAAGAGAGCTTGCGCTGTTCGTGATCCTATCCATACACAAGGTGCTTCCATGGACGAACTGATTCAACAATTGACCGACCGCCTGGGAATCGATCCCTCCACCGCTCAAGGCGTCGCGGGCAAAGCGATGGAGATCATCAAGGCAAACGTCGACGAATCCACCTTTAAAAGCTTGGCCTCTGCGATCCCTGGGCTCGATTCGATCATCATGGCTAGCGCAACGCACGACAGTGGCGAATCTGGCGGTGGTCTGCTCGGTAAACTTGCCGGGATGGCCAGTGGAATGTTGGGTGGATCGGCTGGCAACGCGTTGGAGATGGGCGCCGCATTGACTGAAAAAGGCTTGCCGACAGATAAGCTGGGCGAGTTTGTGACGATGCTGATCGGATTCATTAAGAGCAAAGCGGGCGATGATGTGCTGGACCAGGTGTTCGCCAAATTCCCAATGCTTAAGAGCTTGGTCGACGGCCAAGGTTAACCGCGGCGTCAATTACGGCCCCAGGCGGTTCTTCTTCGCGGCGCGATTTGCGGCGCGGTCGAAACGGAATCTTGTTTCGATATGTTAGGTGCGGTGCGTTCCGGGCCTGTTTCCTCTTTTTCTCAGTGTCAACGGGCTCTGCTCAAAGGACAACAACGATGGCAGAATTTCGATACGGCATCTGCAATGAAACGTTTCAAGACTGGCCTCTGGACAAGTCGCTCGAACTGGCTCGACAGCTCGGTTACACCGGCTGGGAGGTCGCGCCGTTCATGCTGGCAAACGACGCTCGGGCGATTTCGGCGCAACAGCGAAGCGATTATCGACGCCAGGTGGAAGCGGCGGGATTTGAAGTCATCGGCTTGCATTGGTTGTTGGCGAAGACAGAAGGCTTCTATCTGACCACCGACAACGCCGAAGTTCGGAAGGCGACGACCGACTACTTTTGCGAACTTGCCAGCCTGTGCAAAGATCTCGGCGGCAAGGTGATGGTTTTAGGGTCGCCGCAGCAGCGGAACGTTCCCGAAGGGGCGTCGATGGAGCAGGCCTACGAATTTGCCGCCGACGTGCTGCGTGGAGTCGTGCCTGCCCTGGAAGCGAACGACGTGCGAATCGCCCTAGAGCCGTTGGGGCATGAAGAGGGGAACTTCATGAACACCCAAGCCCAAGGTCGGCAATTGCGAGAGATGATCGGTTCGGAACACATCGGGCTGCACTTGGATGTGAAGGCGATGAGCGACGAAACCGAGGATATTGCCGGGTTGATTCGCCAAAACGCCGATCTGATGCTCCACTTCCACGCCAACGACCCAAATCGTCAGGGGCCGGGGATGGGGGCGATCGATTTCGCCCCGATTTTCGAAGCGCTTGCTGACGTCGATTACCAGGGGTGGGTCTCGGTCGAAGTCTTTGATTATTCGCCTGGCGTTGAGACGCTGGTGAGCGAAAGCATGAAGAATATGCTAGCTGCCCAAAGCTGATCACCCTTCTGGATTGGAAGCCCCCCGCCGCATCGGGATAACGGAATGCCAGCATTCTTAACTGGCGGGGGAGGGCTAACCACCACCATGAAGCCGCATTGATACTAAGAAATAGCTACATTTCCTAGGAATCAGGGGGTATGCGGGTGAACATGGTTCGAGTATACAATACGAGATTGGACGTTCGTGGAAACGTAGCCGGATCACCTGGCCCCGCAAGTATCGTTCGTACCACTCGATGGATCTCCCGAGAGATCTGATTCTATTACAGCCCAGAAAGTTAGACGGCTGGTTGTCCATCCATGCATGGGAGTTTTGTGTTGGGAAGGAAACTGTATTGTGGAAACTTGAGCTTTGGTGTCTCAAGCTCCGATTTGGAACAATTGTTCGCTCAGTTCGGTACGGTCGAAAGTGCTCAGGTCATCACAGATCGCGACACTGGCCGAAGCAAAGGCTTCGGATTCGTTGAAATGGGAAGCGACGCGGAAGCGCAAGCGGCCATTACGGGCCTCAATGAACAAGAACACGACGGTCGCTCGTTGACCGTTAATGAAGCCCGTCCACGTGAAGATCGTGGCGGCGGCGGTGGCGGTGGTTACCGTGGCGGCGGCGGCGGCGGTGGTCGCAGCGGTGGCGGTGGCGGCGGCGGCTACGGCGGCGGTGGTGGCGGCGGCTACGGTGGCGGCGGTGGTCGCAGCGGTGGCGGCGGCGGTGGTGGTGGACGCGGCGGACGCCGTGACGATCGCTACTAAGACACGAATAGCCCTGAAAACATGAAATTTCAGTCGCTCGCCGATATTTGATTGGCGATGCGGCTGACAATCTCTGATTGCCTAGCGTGGCCCGGATGCCTAGCTAGGTTTCTTTTTTTATATAAGCAACTTTCCGCCCTGCCTCGCAGCGGACGTCCGACTCTCAATCGACCGTCGCCTGTTGTAAACGTTCGTCCCAGAACGAACGGGCTGCACGAATGAATGGTGCTACGCTGCGAATGTATTCGGGCGACTTCTTTTGCAGCATCTGCTCACGCTGCTGCAGCCAGTCGATAAAAAATTCGGCCGCTGAACGGCTGATCCTTGGCTGATCGGGGAATACGATGTACCACGGGGCCGAGACCGCGGCGCGGTAGTGCTTTTCGTATCCGGTCACGACGCGGGCGACGACCCATCCGCTGCGATCAAAAGTGAATGCAGGGATGATCCCCTTGTTGTCTTTGAATTCTTCCAGCCGCGCCGAGTAGATCACCTTGCCGTTGTAGACGACCTCCAGATAGTCGACCGGATCGCGCGTGCCCAGTTGCAAGTCCATCTGCAGTTCTAGCGGTTCGTTCCCATAGCTGGTAAAGACGTAGCCGGGATACTGCGCGTCCAGCCTTGGTCTCAGCAGCGGTCCGTTGGTCACGACCGATCGGCCCGTCCACAAGCCGCTCCAAAACGCTTCGGGAGAGACCTGTTCACCGCATTGAACATAGACACGGTTGTATCCCAGCGGGTTCTTGATCGTTCGATACCCGCTTCCGCTGCCAGCGACGGGCGGGATCCGGAACCCTGCCTCTAGCAGTTGGTGGTAGATGTCATCGGCCCAGAAACCAAGCCCCAAGGGGTTGTTGTATTCAGGTTTTGTTGCCGGACGTCCGTTGGAGACCCGAGTGACCGAGCGGTCCAGTTGCAGGAAGTCACCCATCAGCGCGAAGCCGTTGACCTTGCCGCTGGCCAACCAAATCGGCAGATCCCAAGCAAAAGGATTTTCGACGACGAACCGAGCCCCAGGGGCATCACGGGCGTTGCGAAACAATAGGCTGCTGGGGGCGTCGGCATCGACAGGCTGGATCGCCGGATCGGCGTCCACAATCAACAAGCCACTTCCTTCACGGCGATCCCGCATATTGTCAGTGGCGATGTCCATTGTTTCGCTGTTGGCATCGGCGGCCCGCGTTGTTTCACTGCCCTGCGCGATCGGTTGCCCGTCGCCATCTCGATTCGCAACGGCCACAATGTCCAGGTCCTCGGCGCGCATCAAAAGCGGCAGGTCGCGCAGGTTGCGATCGACGAACAGGTCACCGCAGAGCCAACCCTCAGCTTGCGTGTCGACAAACCGTTCCAGTGTGATCGTATGCGAATCCTCCGCGGTGCGGTCGATCTGGAAATTTCCCGTCATGATTCGATATTCGGGGCCCCGGGTCAGGTGGAACTGAAAATCGCCCGAGGGGACCTCCAGATCGATCTGCCCGTCGATCGCCCAGCCGACTCCAGCTTCGGTGGCGCGTCGGACGGGAACTTCACGGCCTCGGGGGCCGATCATCACCACCCGCGCCGCAACGGGTTCGTCGGTTTGGCGGTCCTTAATTTGGAGCTTTAGAACCCCGGCGGCGTCGGAGAAGCGTAAGGGGGCAATGGCGCATAGCAGCACCGCAATGGCGAGCGAACGTCTCGGGAAGGTTGCTAAATGCATTGTCTGCAACGATTTACGATGGGTCAGGGGAGGCCGATTCCGCGACGTCGGCTTTCGTTCACGAGGGGCTTTCTTATAAGATTACAATGCGATTGCTCGTGGCGTCGTGCGTTGGAACAATTTCAGGAAGACAGACGGCAAGGCATGGCTGAAGATCTCTATCAAGTACTGGGTGTGAATAAGACGGCTGAAAAGGACGAAATCCAAAAGGCCTATCGCAAGCTCGCGCGCAAACACCACCCCGATTTGAATCCTGGCGACAAATCCGCTCAGGAAAAATTTAAGCGCATTCAAGAGGCTTACGACGTCCTGAGCGACTCGGAAAAACGCGGTGCTTACGATCGCTACGGCAGCGATTTCGAGCGCGTCCGCGCTGGCGGTGGCGCTTGGGATGGCGGCGGCTTTGAAGGAGTCGACGTCGAACAGATCTTTGGCGGCCGCGGTGGCGGAGGTGGCGGATTCCAGGGAGGGTTTGGCGACTTCTTCGAACAGGTTTTTGGCGGGCACCCAGGGGCGGGGCGAGGCGCACCGCGGCAGCCGAGGCAAACGCGTGGTAGCGACGTTCGCCAAGAGGTGCCGATTCCGTTCAACACTGCCGTGTTGGGCGGCAAGTCGGAAATCCGGATCAGCAAGCCGACGGGGCCTGAAAGTGTTTCGGTGACGATACCGGCGGGCGTGGAAACGGGGTCGAAGATTCGCTTGCGCGGCCAAGGTCAAGCGTCCCCCAATGGCGGACCGACTGGCGACTTGATCTTGCAGTTAAACGTCACTCCACATCCCTATTTTCAACGCCGCGGAAAGCACTTGGACCTGAAACTGCCGCTGACAATCGGCGAAGCGGTACTCGGCGCGAAGGTCGATGTACCGACTCCCGGCGGAACGATTTCGCTGACCATTCCACCGGGCAGCAGCGATGGCAAGCGGTTGCGAATCAAGGGACAAGGCGTCCGCGATCCCAAGGGGGATTCGGGCGACCTGTATGTTGAAGTGCGTGTCCAGTTGCCCACCGAAATCGACGAACAGAGCGAAGAATGGATTCGCAAGTTCGAAGAACGCAATCCGATACAGCCGCGTCGGTCGTTGATTTGGTGATAGATCAACGATTCCCCAAAACCCTGCGGCTGAAAACGCCCGAGCAATTCGGCAGGATCATTCGTCGGGGCCGCGTCGCGACCGACAACACGCTGGTCTTAAATACGCTTCCTAACGATTTGGGTTTCAGCCGGATTGGGATCACGATTCCTAAGAAGGCGGGCAACGCCGTCGTCCGCAACCGCTGGAAACGTTTTATTCGCGAAGCGTTTCGGACGCAGCGGGACCAGTTGCCGCAAGGCTTTGATTTTGTCGTCCGGCCGCGCCGCGGTGCGGTTGCCGAGCATGCGGCGATTCGCAAATCATTGCTTGGCGTCGCCTGGCGGGCGACGCGGCAGCGGCCTAGCGGTGACGTGAAATCTTAAACTGATTCGAATCCTTTGACGGGGTCCAACCGAAAGCGATGCGTTGGCTGTTTATCCTTCCGATCCGCTTCTATCAACGTTGGATCAGTCCAATGTTGGGGCCGAATTGCCGGTTCAGTCCGACATGCAGCCAATACACGATCGAAGCGATCGGCAAATACGGCGTGCTGCGTGGAATCTGCAAAGGCGTTTGGCGAATCGCTCGCTGCCATCCCTGGAATCCCGGCGGTTACGATCCGCCGTGATTGTCTTATAATGCCGGGCGATCGGCGGCTGGCAGCGTTGCTTGCTGGGCCCCGTGAAAGACTCCCTCCTCTCTCCCGCTGAACCCTCTTACGTTGAAAGATAGATCTTAAATGTCGATCGGATTTGGAATCATTGGCTGTGGAATGATCGCGAACTTTCATGCCAAGGCATTGAACGATGCGCCGGGTGTGGAATTGGTCGCCTGTTGTGCTCGCGATCTGGAAAAAGCCAAAGCCTTCGGCGAACCTCTGGGAATCGCTTGTTACGGATCGGTCGAAGAGATGTTGGCCGATCCGAAGGTCGCTGCGGTGAGCATCGCGACGCCTAGCGGAGCGCACATGGAGCCGGCGCTGCTAGCGGCCGAAGCGGGCAAGCACGTTGTCGTCGAAAAGCCATTGGAAGTCACCCTGGAACGATGCGACAAGATCATCGATGCCTGCGATAAGGCGGGAGTCAAGTTGGGGGTCACGCTGCAGAGCCGGTTCCACAAGAGTTCCCAGTTGATCAAGCAAGCGGTCGACGGTGGTCGCTTTGGCACCATCACGATGGGCGACGCCTACGTGAAATGGTTCCGCACGCAAGAGTATTACGACAGCGGCGCGTGGCGGGGCACTTGGGAATTGGATGGTGGCGGTGCGTTGATGAATCAGGCGATTCACACCGTCGATCTGCTGACCTGGATGATGGGGCCTGTCACCGAGGTTACCGCTTGCACCGGGACGCTGGCGCACGAGCGGATCGAAGTCGAAGACGTCGCCGTTGCGACGGTTCGCTTCGAAAGTGGCGCGTTGGGAGTGATCGAGGCATCGACGGCTGCCTTTCCTGGCAGTCTGAAGCGGATCGAAATCTCGGGTACGATTGGGACCGCCGTTTTGGAAGAAGAGGATATCAAGACCTGGGAATTCGCCGAAATGACGGATGAAGACCGCCGGGTGCAGGAGGAGATGATCGGTAAAAATAAGACCGGTGGAGGAGCTGCCGACCCCGCAGCGATCGGCCATCATGGGCATACTGCCGTATTCACCGACGTGGCTCAAGCAATCGAGTCGGGCGAAACTCCGCTTGTCGATGGTCGCGAGGGGCGGCGTTCGGTTGAGATTATTCTGGCGATCTACAAAGCTTCCCAAGAAAAACGAAGTGTGTCGCTGCCATTGGGCTAACCTGCTGCGACTCCTTTGCAGCGACCAACGGGGGCTCCTGCTTCCTGATCTCGTCGGGCGGTGGCTTGCCGCCCGATCTCTTGCCTGTGCTTTGGCTGCTACTCCGACGGGGGGGCCACGGGGGTTGAGATTTTGGGGGATTTCTATAACATAAGGTTGCCAGTAGTGGGGGGGCGCTCCGTCTTATATCTGTTTCGTCGGTTTCCAAGCAGTAGGGCGCGAAATGACGGATGAGTAAAGTGTGTCGTTGAATCGACGTCGGGGCGGGGGCGAGATTCAATTGATAAGCACTCGTTCGTGCTGTTGCATGCAGCACGCGATCATCGCGCAACCTGGCGAGACTCCTCTAGTTGGAACACGACTTGAAACCGACATGAAGTTGGGGGCTCCGCGTGGAGCGTGCTGGGATTCGGTAAGGCCAAGACTCATATCAAAGCAGGGAAGGGGAAGTTGCATGTCCGATGTTACTGCTATCCTGCATAAATTAGAGTCCGGAGATGCTGCGGCGG from Rosistilla carotiformis includes the following:
- a CDS encoding cytidine deaminase: MNPDDINASAEDSDLLTPLIDVACDVRQQAYAPYSNFQVGAALLAESGAIYRGCNVENVSFGLTLCAERTAASAAVAAGERAFKTLVLVTTGSVSPCGACRQFLIEFGPALEIVMVEASTRQITQRISLGELLPNQFNDFREG
- a CDS encoding thymidine phosphorylase; translation: MIPAVLIAKKRDGHPLNDAEIAWFIEAFTRGEVSDPQMSAMAMAICLRGMTPQEISALTAAMLASGESLPRDTSSVPRVDKHSTGGLGDKVSLILAPLLACCDVQVPMISGRGLGLTGGTLDKLESIPGFRCDFDLDQSAQLLKAVGCHIVSASERLAPADRRLYSLRDVTGTVESVSLITASILSKKLAASLDALVMDVKVGSGAFMKSHSDALQLANALVETGTEMQLPVSALMTDMDQPLGRAVGNALEVNEVLDLLRGQGPGEVRELTLQLSAEALLAAKVCTSRDQALLRLQRVWDDGSAMERFEKMIAAQGARISGQLPVAAKHPIVAQRAGFVHLIECSTIGQCVVDLGGGRRSAGDTIDPAVGLQVDVAIGERIESGQPLGFVFCRDDQAERWTKELQRSFIIDDEPVAPRPLIIQRIESKKT
- a CDS encoding alpha-keto acid decarboxylase family protein, translated to MLKAESNHNGAAESRRPMANLSIGEYLIRRLSDYGIEHLFGIPGDYVLSFYSMLEQSRLKVIGCTREDCAGYAADAYARLHGMGAVCVTYSVGGLSVCNSIAGAYAEKSPVVVISGAPGMNERKNNPLLHHKVRDFRTQLEVFQKVTIDAVELTDPLTAFADIDRALDAADRFKRPVYIELPRDMVHAVPPITHSFRQPTWEPDVKAIDEAAAETAQRIAAAERPVIVAGVELHRFGLQNQLVELAERTQIPIATTILGKSVISEHHPLFVGLYEGAIGRNEVTEFVEQSDLILLLGTFMTDINLGIYTANLDLDKCVYATSEALQISHHHFHNVALGEFLDRLNSLDLKPTTRTIPDAITFHRDREPFEIEPTAPLRISRLMSRLNTCLDLDTVVIADVGDALFAATELVTHDRGEFLSPAYYTSMGFSVPAAVGAAAARPDHRVVVLVGDGAFQMTGCELSTLVRNGCSPIVIVLDNHGYGTERYLQAGDWEYNEIQPWAYHKMPELLGGGKGFLVDTEAEFDAALSSAWDDRSQPTIIQARLVENDASETLKRLGERMGEKVAGR
- a CDS encoding DUF2780 domain-containing protein, giving the protein MDELIQQLTDRLGIDPSTAQGVAGKAMEIIKANVDESTFKSLASAIPGLDSIIMASATHDSGESGGGLLGKLAGMASGMLGGSAGNALEMGAALTEKGLPTDKLGEFVTMLIGFIKSKAGDDVLDQVFAKFPMLKSLVDGQG
- a CDS encoding sugar phosphate isomerase/epimerase family protein; translated protein: MAEFRYGICNETFQDWPLDKSLELARQLGYTGWEVAPFMLANDARAISAQQRSDYRRQVEAAGFEVIGLHWLLAKTEGFYLTTDNAEVRKATTDYFCELASLCKDLGGKVMVLGSPQQRNVPEGASMEQAYEFAADVLRGVVPALEANDVRIALEPLGHEEGNFMNTQAQGRQLREMIGSEHIGLHLDVKAMSDETEDIAGLIRQNADLMLHFHANDPNRQGPGMGAIDFAPIFEALADVDYQGWVSVEVFDYSPGVETLVSESMKNMLAAQS
- a CDS encoding RNA recognition motif domain-containing protein — encoded protein: MHGSFVLGRKLYCGNLSFGVSSSDLEQLFAQFGTVESAQVITDRDTGRSKGFGFVEMGSDAEAQAAITGLNEQEHDGRSLTVNEARPREDRGGGGGGGYRGGGGGGGRSGGGGGGGYGGGGGGGYGGGGGRSGGGGGGGGRGGRRDDRY
- a CDS encoding CehA/McbA family metallohydrolase domain-containing protein yields the protein MIGPRGREVPVRRATEAGVGWAIDGQIDLEVPSGDFQFHLTRGPEYRIMTGNFQIDRTAEDSHTITLERFVDTQAEGWLCGDLFVDRNLRDLPLLMRAEDLDIVAVANRDGDGQPIAQGSETTRAADANSETMDIATDNMRDRREGSGLLIVDADPAIQPVDADAPSSLLFRNARDAPGARFVVENPFAWDLPIWLASGKVNGFALMGDFLQLDRSVTRVSNGRPATKPEYNNPLGLGFWADDIYHQLLEAGFRIPPVAGSGSGYRTIKNPLGYNRVYVQCGEQVSPEAFWSGLWTGRSVVTNGPLLRPRLDAQYPGYVFTSYGNEPLELQMDLQLGTRDPVDYLEVVYNGKVIYSARLEEFKDNKGIIPAFTFDRSGWVVARVVTGYEKHYRAAVSAPWYIVFPDQPRISRSAAEFFIDWLQQREQMLQKKSPEYIRSVAPFIRAARSFWDERLQQATVD
- a CDS encoding DnaJ C-terminal domain-containing protein, producing MAEDLYQVLGVNKTAEKDEIQKAYRKLARKHHPDLNPGDKSAQEKFKRIQEAYDVLSDSEKRGAYDRYGSDFERVRAGGGAWDGGGFEGVDVEQIFGGRGGGGGGFQGGFGDFFEQVFGGHPGAGRGAPRQPRQTRGSDVRQEVPIPFNTAVLGGKSEIRISKPTGPESVSVTIPAGVETGSKIRLRGQGQASPNGGPTGDLILQLNVTPHPYFQRRGKHLDLKLPLTIGEAVLGAKVDVPTPGGTISLTIPPGSSDGKRLRIKGQGVRDPKGDSGDLYVEVRVQLPTEIDEQSEEWIRKFEERNPIQPRRSLIW
- the rnpA gene encoding ribonuclease P protein component, with the protein product MIDQRFPKTLRLKTPEQFGRIIRRGRVATDNTLVLNTLPNDLGFSRIGITIPKKAGNAVVRNRWKRFIREAFRTQRDQLPQGFDFVVRPRRGAVAEHAAIRKSLLGVAWRATRQRPSGDVKS
- the yidD gene encoding membrane protein insertion efficiency factor YidD, producing MRWLFILPIRFYQRWISPMLGPNCRFSPTCSQYTIEAIGKYGVLRGICKGVWRIARCHPWNPGGYDPP
- a CDS encoding Gfo/Idh/MocA family protein is translated as MSIGFGIIGCGMIANFHAKALNDAPGVELVACCARDLEKAKAFGEPLGIACYGSVEEMLADPKVAAVSIATPSGAHMEPALLAAEAGKHVVVEKPLEVTLERCDKIIDACDKAGVKLGVTLQSRFHKSSQLIKQAVDGGRFGTITMGDAYVKWFRTQEYYDSGAWRGTWELDGGGALMNQAIHTVDLLTWMMGPVTEVTACTGTLAHERIEVEDVAVATVRFESGALGVIEASTAAFPGSLKRIEISGTIGTAVLEEEDIKTWEFAEMTDEDRRVQEEMIGKNKTGGGAADPAAIGHHGHTAVFTDVAQAIESGETPLVDGREGRRSVEIILAIYKASQEKRSVSLPLG